The Leishmania mexicana MHOM/GT/2001/U1103 complete genome, chromosome 29 DNA window GCCTTGCTCAAGCCACCTCGTGGCGTCGCTGTCTTCTCcccagccgcagcggccgcgcggAGCTACGGCAGCGGCAATCTCGCACCTGACGTCAACCCTCCCTGCACCGTCACAGCCCCCCGCATGGTGTAGGCAGCGCCGCAAAGAGGAGCTCATCGAAAGCGAACTTGAGCCGGTGCCGAACCTCGTTGGACTCAGCGACTACTTGATGAGGCGCCTTCACTTCGTCTACCGACCGCATTCAGCGTGCGGCGGAGAGCCAAGCGCATCCACTGCACACCTGTACAGCGGTGGTCATGATCTCGACAGCGCGAGTAGTCACTCCCGTACCCGAGGGACATCGAAGTTGCCACGCTCGTCCAGTTCGACGACGGCAGGCCTCCTACACAGCCCCAGTATTCGCCGTCCTACACTTCCGTTCGGTGTTCTTCCGACCTCCGTCGTGCGCAGGCGTGCGGCAGGATTTTCCGGCGAGTCAAAGCCGTCCCAGCGCACTGACAGTAGTGCACCAGCGGCGGACCACAGTCGCGGGGTGGACGGCGCACCGTCGTCTCCtggggaggcggcgggtgGCGTATACGCAGGCGAGCCATCATCAAGCAGCAGGAACAGCGCATCCACCTTCTCCCTAGACAGCCAGGACGTTTTCTTCGACGAGGATCCGCtcgcgacgcagctgctgcagggacCAGAGGCTGCGAAGTGTCCTGCAACAACTCAAAAACCCGCCCCCGAACAGACAGCACGAGTGCATGCGAGGGCCGACGGCCAGGCGGCCTCTGGCACGCGagctgcgacggcgctggagccGCTCGTCGTGGAGAGTCTCTCGTCCTCCGCTGTGCAGGATGCACTAGTGCCGTGCGCACCCGAGACCCCATCAGACCCTGTGACTTCCTTCAGCTCGTTTCCCACCGATCCGGCAtcatccgctgctgctgagcagccTGTCGCACCAGCGACGCCACAGCCACCTTCAAGGAGTACACGCTTTTTTTGCAGGCGATCGGCCAGTTcctggcaccgctgccgcaccatcGACGACTTGCTTCAGAAGCTGCTGCGTCTTCGTGCTCAGTATGAGCGCGCGAGGCATCAGGGGCATGGTCCCTGCGGTCTGTGCGACAAGAGTTTCCGGGAACCGCCACTTTATGCGCGCAGCAGGGGCGCCGCGATACAAGGCGAACGCTTCTCGTCCTTCTCTACCTTAACTGCGACGGAGCGCCCGCACAGTCGCCTTGGCCGCACCCAGCAGCACggacggcagccgcacactCGACCACCTGCGCACGCTTCGGAGCGCAGCGGCCTTTGCAGCGACTGCGGGCTCTCCACACCCCACCTTCGCAGCGCTGTCGACGTCGGTAACAGGACACAAGATGTTAGCCTTCATCTTTTTCGTGGCTACCGTCGCTGCGAGTGCTGTGAGATCTTACTACGACATGACGGAGttgtgccggtgccgcccACTGTATCACGGGATGACGCCTCATCGGCACCGCGTCGGGGTCGTCGCCCACCATCTGCGGcggctccgccagctgcgccatTGCGGCAGCGCTCGTCACGCATGTCCGATCCATTCGCGGCACCTCGGGCGATGTCCTCCTACTGGTACCCGTACCACAGCGAACCGCCTTCGCACCGCCGGCCCTCAGCGCGCGGTAGTGAGGAAGGGGACAGTGTTCGTGGACATGTGAGGGACGAAGCGGGAGCAGGGGGGGCGCTTGATCTCGACGCGGACGACCACTTGCTTCTCATCCAGCTCCTGCGCGGCATAGCGAAGGACATCCGTGCGGGGCAGAAGGGTGCGGAAGAGTCAACCACACAAGATACGGCAAGCCGCGCCACTTGCGGTGCATCCGACTGCGGCGTCGAGGCCTTGCTGCGAGCATTGCGGGAGGATTTGCACATGGACGATGCGACCTatgcggagctgctgcgcgtgctttATGGAAGGGGCCGGAGCCCAGTGTCGGGGTCATCCGCCGCTTCTGCGGCAgtgcccacacgcacagctACACTCTTTCCGTACAACATTCCGCACTCCCCGTTTGCGCCCCCGCCGCATCATGCCGCAGAACGCTGCGATGTGGCTGTGGCGACGGAGGCTGCGACTGTGGAGGCCCTACAAAGAGGGATCGACGAGCTCTGTATTCTGGAGGAGGGTTGCCGTCGCGCCAACTTGTGGGCAGAGCTGCTAATGCGCCAGGAGCTGCAGGTGAGGTTGtgcagcgacgccgaggaGTGCGCCAGGGTCGAGATGGGGTTCGCTGAGCAGTTGAAGCGGTCTAACTGGATACAGATATGGATCATGCGTTGTGCGGCGCTGGCTAGTGCAGCAAGTGACGCAACGCCGATAAAAGTGGACATGGCTAAggtgggcggtggcgacatTGGGGGAATGCTGTCTGCACCACCGTCAAGGGTCGAACAGCTCTCAGCCCCAACAGAGGATGCGCTGGCTAAGACTTCTGTGACTGGGGACGCCCCTGAGTCCatggcgccgcctccactggACACCGACCTGCCCGTCGAGAAGAACGTTGGCgaggctgctgcaccgccggcTGAAGACGAGTCGGTGGCTGATGAGCACGCtcacgacgaggacggcaaACATCTGCTACCGTTTCCTGCCTTCGATGTCGACGGCAACGTACCGAGAATCATTCCGCCGATGTCGAAGTTGCCGTCCATCTGCGCATCTTCAGCGACCCTGGAGCGACTCGGCAACGGTGCTGGTGTTCCGAACGAGCTCCATGAATGGGATGAGGAGCAGCAACCACAGAGCTTCGCAGGGCCTAGTGATGCGGTGCTAACGGTGCCCGAGCATGTAGGTGGCATACCAATACGTGGGGAAGACGAGCTGGAGGACAACTCCAGGGAGGTCATTGTCTCACTAGCGGGCGTGGCGTCGTTGCCAACGGTGGCGTCATTACCGACAGCCAAAGGCACGGCGGCCGATGCCAAGTCGGATGTGCAGCCCCAATCCGCAGCACCCCCAGCGCTTTCTGCCTCGGAGCCGATGAGTACCCATGATGTGCAGATGgctgtgatggcgctgcgggaaACCGGCGAtctgtcgccgtcggcgaACACACCAAGTGTCTCACAGGGGGGGAGCAGGCCCGAGACCCCTCTCGAAGAGACCGTGGCGGTCGAGTCAGCCTCTGCGGTTAAGAATGCGTCTGGGAGCGCCTCTagcagcgaggacgaggccaCGGAGGAGCCGACAGAGCTGCAAAGCACAGCGACCACTACAGCAGCTCTAGACGCCACACAGCTGCCCTCTGACACACTCTGccgtgcagctggcgctgcagtcaCGGAGAGTTTCCTCTCGGCGAATCCCTCAAGAGAGCGCGCCAGCCCAGGTACTCCTCTGGAGGTCCGCGCCAACGGGACTGGCGCACCGGCGCGGACCGTGTCCTCAAGTCAAGAGCAGAGTCTCAGCACCCCGCAGGATGCCACAGTGGACTAtgtgcagcagaggagcCTCATCACTAGCGCGGCGGACGCTCAGAAGTCTGTGGCACTGGCTGCTGCATCGTCTGTGTTTCTGGCGAAGAAGCGACGCGAGCATCCGGCAAAGCACCACCATGGAGGTTTGATCACCGCCATGGAACTGGATGAGGATGGCGAACTCGTGGAGGGCGAAGGGAGTCAGGGACTGAGTGCACTTGGCGCCACTGTTGCGACTACTGCTACCGCCGGTATGGGGAAGTTTCAGGAGGAATATGCGGCTGACGAGTCGCACTGGAGGGCGCATCCACAGCACGTTCCGTgcccgctgcctcctcccgctAGCGCAAGTACAGAGATGGATCACATCGAAAGACGGCCTTCGATCAACGTCCACGTAGCCTACGGAAAGGCccaaggggagggggaagagctGCAAGGGCTGCCCATGATgaagggcgaggaggactgTGCTTTGCAGCGGTTGCTGCCTCCGCAGGTCAGCGCGGGCAACGCAGCCGATGCGGGAATCCGGCAGCCAACACCCcaggcgcacagcagcgtaGCGACTGCCGAGGACTCGCATGCGTCTCCACCTGCTTCTTCGCATCTACAACAAACTGGCGCACAGACGGAGAGGTCTGTTTCGGTGCTCGGAGAAGATCACGTGACCGATTTCGTCGAATCCCCAACGGACAACCGGCACTTCATGAGCCCTCTCGTTACCCGAGGCGAGAACGACTCTCCGAATGTGGTGCCCGCGGAGGCCAACCTTGaggtggacgaggacggGGACGATGGACGGGCGGCTTACGGCGCGTATGGGAGACAGAAGCTGCTTAAGCATGGGGTGTCACGTCCGGATCCCTTGCAGCACCTGCTaccaccgccggcgctgcgtcaCTGCTCCACGCCGGCGTTCTTCTTATCCCTCTTCAGTACACACCTGCGAGAACCCACGACCGAGGGGGATGAGAAGGCGCCAGATATCGGCGTCGCCAGGGACGACCACAGCTGCGCAAGGGATGAGGAAGCATCATATGAACAAGGGGGCGACAGGGctgtggtggaggagggaacTCCGCGGAAGCGCGTAGAGGTGGAGAAGCGCAAAGACGTCACGGGTTTTCTGCTTTTGGATGTAGTGCATCCATCTCACTGCTGAGGTGGACGACGCCGGAGACGTGGTgagggaggcgctgctgtgctcaGTCGTGCACACTTCGTGTTTGTCCACcgagcgtggcggcgacgacggtgggCGTCATGATGAAGCCGGTGTCCCATCTGAAGGCAGCTTGCACGGCAGCCTTGCGTCGCCATGCACGGAGGGggcgagagcagcgcgcaGACCAGCTCGAGTACCACAGGCAATGGGCACAGCTGAAATACGACAGGAGCCTCGACAGCGACGTTCTCACACCTGTGGCGCGTGGACGGCGGGAACCATGCTGGGAGGAAAAGGGTGCGGCTTCGGGACTGTACAAGAAAAggacagaggaggagcaccagcagcagggACCGCAGATTCCCGAGTTTGTGCGGAGTGTTTTCGCTTACCAGCtggagaagaggagcgccAGTGCGAAGACAACCGtggagcccccccccccccccgcgcccCTGGGACCCCTTCCCGAGGTGTGGCAGTCAAGGGTACAGAGTGGAGgcgcctcggcggcgagggagacTACGCGAACTGCTCCCGGGAAGCtagcagcagaggcggcttCCCGGACGACGGCCGCGTCTCCTCGAGCAACGAGGACTCGCAGTCCAACAGTGTCCCTCTCACGAGGGAACATGACACCATGCAGCACGGGTCGTTGATTTCGCAGCGCTTGCCACTGCCCTGCGATGAACCCACACAACCGCCACGTGTGCAGAACCCAGTGCCAGAACAGGCGGTCAGCTCAGCGTTGGGACCACAGGCTTCTGCGTCTTCTGAGCGTCTTTGCTTCATTAAAGGGGATGTgtggagctgcggcagcggcgcttcgTATCATGTTAGTGGACGACCCGTTAGAGCCCCATCTCCGCATCCGGAAGCGCTtcagcgtggcggcggttgcGCCTCCCGCACCTCGGTTCTCtccacagacacgcgcaacGAGGAACGCAGCCTACAGATAAAATCTGAGCTGAACGATACACGGTAAGCACGGACGTTCCAGAGTTCCCGCTTACCAGCCACAAGCTCAGCCGAGGGCTGCCTCGCGTCCGTGTCTCAGCGCATCTTGCAGACTCCGCAacgggaggaggcgcagtcGAACGCGTGAAAGTTGTCGCCAGTGtgacctttttttttggggggggcggatcggtgaagagggaggtgtgtgtgtgcatccgTCTCAACTCAcactcctccctccctcttttgAGCGCCGCGTCCGGCTCTCCTACAAGTCGACCGGATGCCGCAATGCAGCACGCGACCGCGCTGACATCCACGCACATCGCCGtctcacgtgtgcgtgtctgcttGTCTCACCCATGCGCGAGATGTGCCATTTATCCGTCAGACACATGAACATTATTCTTAGTGCCTTCACGACGCACCGGCCCGGCCCTCGCCCGCCCCGCTTCGTCgtctcgccttctcctttgGCGCATATATAttctctgccccctccccctgttcCGTCTTTGGACGGCGCACGCTCTTCCAGGACGAGTGGCAGGGGGCCGGCACAATCCGCCGCCTGAATGTCAGCccaaggaagagagaggcaagAGGGATTGTTGTGGCACACATTTTCTGTCTGTTGCGCCCTGCCCCGTCTGCCTTTCCACTGGCACCTCCCTCTGGTGTGCTGGCGCTTGGTTTGGGCTGTGGTGGCTTTGCTTCGTCCACCGCTTTCACTGTTCTCTTCGACTTTGTCTTTCGGTGCTCTCTTGTGACTCTCTAGTTCGCAGCGTGCCCCAACTTCCTTCGCACAAGCAGACGCCTAGGCGGAAGAGCGGGAGGCACGGTGGGCATACGTGCAGGCTCTCACACACGGCTGCATCTCTTGCTGGGGGGCATTTACGGAAATCTCATCACCTACTTCTGCACCAACCACTCTCCCTACctacgcacgcgcgtgcgccgttCTCTTGACCCCCTTTCTCACTATGAGCAACAAAACGTGGCTGGACAGGCAGAGCCTTCGCACGCTTCTCCTCTACGGAGGGCTCGTGCGGCTCGTGCTGCTTATTTACGCCGCTTTCCACGACTCCTACTGCCGAGTCAAGTACACGGATATCGACTACATGATTGTGGTTGATGGCGCCAGggagctgctccacggcggaaCGCCATTTGATCGCACGACGTACCGTTACACGCCGCTTCTGGCGGTCCTGGTGATCCCCGCCGTGCTGACCGCCAACCCCCTTGGGAAGGTTGTCTTTACGCTGAGCGACCTTGGCGCAGCCTACTACTGCTTTCACATGCTCCTGCGCTTTACGACGGAGCGGAGCGCCAAGTGGATGGTAGTTATCTGGATCCTCTTCAACCCCGTCGTGCTGAACGTGTCGACGCGTGGAAACAGTGACATGCTCATCTCTTTCATGAGCATGGGCGTGTTGGCGAAGTTTGCGGAGGGTCGCCACttcaccgcagcggcgatcCTCGGCTTCGCCGTACACTTTAAAATCTATCCTGTCATCTACGCGCTTCCCTTGGTGCTCGGCGTGTGGGAGCGCGCGTCGCAAAAAGATTTCTTCGGTCGTCTCGCTGACACCGCCCCCGTCGTGATCGGCTGTGCCCTCTGCTTCACGGTCGCCTTCGCTGTTCCAACGTATGTGTGCTACCTGATCTACGGCCAGCAGTACCTCGACGAGGCCTTCATCTACCACATCCATCGCGAGGACCACCGGCACAATTTCTCCCCGTACTGGCTGCTCATGTATCTCAACATGGGCCGCCGCAACCTTGGCGTTGGCGTCGACTACTCCGTCGGATTGTTTGCGTttctgccgcagctcgcggTGCTGTGCTACGCCTCATGGAAGCTTCGCAAGAACATTGCCCACGCCTGCTGCGTTGAGACGATCCTCTTCGTCGCCTTCAACAAGGTCTGCACTGTGCAGTACTTCGTGTGGTTCCTTCCGCTCCTCGCATTCGTCTTCTGCGACCCGGCGCAGCCGAAACGGCTGACGGGTGCCACTAGTACCCCCAAGTCagagcggccgccgctgctttcCGCTGTCGCGATCATTCTCATGTGGAGCCTCATGATTCCGCTGTGGGTGTGGACAGCATACGGACTCGAGTTCGAGGGACAGAACCACTACGGCCGCCTCTGGATCGTGTCATGCGCCTTCTTCCTTGCCACAGTGGGCCTCGCCGCGTGGCTGGGGCGGGTGTGCTATCGTAGTCGTATAACCATCGGCATGAAGGACCTCCGCCCGGCGTTCAAACAGGCGTGATTCCTCATCAATGGCACGTGTCTCTGCGGTAGGCGGGTCGCTCTGATGCTGGGCTGGCGCTttgaggcggaggagagccaTGCAGAGCACGTCACCGTGCTACCCCGAACCCTTGACGTCATGGTGTTGCCGGCTGCAGGCTGCGCAGTAGCAGGGATGCTGCGGGtttcctctcttctccttttctctccgtTTCTCTTTCCGCGTTGACGGCGCATGTTGGTGTCGTCGCGCGCGTACCGACGTTTTACATGGAGAATAGAGCTTAGGAAAGCCAAAAACAAACTATATGGGGAGAGCACCAacgtgcgtgcgggtcgcAGATGCCGGGGTCCTTTGTGGTACCGTTGTCTCCCCTTGTTTTCTCTCCTCTACTCGTTTTTTTtcatgtgtacgtgtgtgtgtgtgtgctcgtgtgtttCTGTTTGCGGCGTTGTGTgcggcagacgcacgcaGATGTCCCGCACGATACAGGGATCATATCGCAGAAACGGGTACCTGCCATCACGTGTGCAGCCGCAGTCCTCTGTTACGCTCTAATATGCGAAACACTGACGGCGTCTTGCTCTTGTAAACCACTTTTGCCTTCTTGACCTGACGAAAGGTGCTGAAGACGAAACGAGGCTGCCATCTAGTAGTGGGTTCACTGTTCTTATTCCCTTGCCTGCTTCCACACGGGCACGCTCGTGCTGCCATCGGCACCCATTGAGGACTGAATAGATATCCTTCCGGACTCGTCAGGCGTcggctgtgctgctgtcgttCTTGCTCCACGCGCTCTTCCTCTGACACAGACGCGTATACATAGATTTTACCTCAAGACGACGCCCTTTTGTTT harbors:
- a CDS encoding putative mannosyltransferase yields the protein MSNKTWLDRQSLRTLLLYGGLVRLVLLIYAAFHDSYCRVKYTDIDYMIVVDGARELLHGGTPFDRTTYRYTPLLAVLVIPAVLTANPLGKVVFTLSDLGAAYYCFHMLLRFTTERSAKWMVVIWILFNPVVLNVSTRGNSDMLISFMSMGVLAKFAEGRHFTAAAILGFAVHFKIYPVIYALPLVLGVWERASQKDFFGRLADTAPVVIGCALCFTVAFAVPTYVCYLIYGQQYLDEAFIYHIHREDHRHNFSPYWLLMYLNMGRRNLGVGVDYSVGLFAFLPQLAVLCYASWKLRKNIAHACCVETILFVAFNKVCTVQYFVWFLPLLAFVFCDPAQPKRLTGATSTPKSERPPLLSAVAIILMWSLMIPLWVWTAYGLEFEGQNHYGRLWIVSCAFFLATVGLAAWLGRVCYRSRITIGMKDLRPAFKQA